Proteins from a single region of Candidatus Binatus sp.:
- a CDS encoding TetR/AcrR family transcriptional regulator has protein sequence MGASSPTGNSFRPRLTQDEKTAETRRRLLDAAIACLIERGYANTTTSEIAERAGLSRGAQLYHFPKKEELLTCAVEHLFELMFGEMKEKVSRLTNENDRRAVAIDLLWEIANGRLATAWLELVAASRTDSYLRESVSAANGRMAEFIDQSFKELFPRPDSAGADYELIPQIVFLILEAMALQGKTMNPKLTARVLDALKTVMP, from the coding sequence ATGGGCGCCTCTTCACCAACCGGAAATAGTTTCAGGCCTCGGCTGACGCAGGACGAGAAAACCGCGGAAACGCGGCGCCGCCTTCTCGACGCGGCGATTGCGTGCCTGATCGAACGCGGCTACGCGAACACGACGACTTCCGAAATCGCGGAGCGCGCCGGCCTTTCCCGCGGTGCGCAGCTCTACCATTTTCCCAAGAAAGAGGAATTGCTCACCTGCGCGGTCGAGCACCTTTTCGAGTTGATGTTCGGCGAGATGAAGGAGAAGGTCAGCCGGCTGACCAATGAGAATGATCGGCGGGCCGTGGCGATCGATTTGTTGTGGGAGATTGCCAACGGCCGGCTGGCGACCGCATGGCTCGAACTGGTGGCCGCCAGCCGCACCGATTCGTATCTGCGCGAGTCGGTGAGCGCGGCGAACGGCCGGATGGCGGAATTCATCGATCAATCCTTCAAGGAACTCTTCCCGCGTCCCGATTCGGCCGGCGCCGATTACGAGCTGATCCCGCAAATCGTGTTCCTGATCCTCGAAGCGATGGCGCTCCAGGGCAAAACGATGAACCCGAAGCTGACGGCGAGAGTCCTTGACGCGCTCAAGACTGTGATGCCGTAG